GAGCGGCGGATTGATCGAGGTGCAGGGCACCGGCGAGCACGGCGACTTTTCGCCCGCCCAGCTCACGCAGCTGGTGGAGCTCGCGTCCGGCGGCATCCGCCAGCTGAACGCGCTGCAGCGCGCCGCCCTGGCGTGAAGCTGCTCGTCGCCACGCGCAACGCCGGCAAGGTGAAGGAGATCCACGAGATCCTCGCCGGCGTCCCCGGGGTGAAGGTGGTCGGCCTCGCGGAGCTGAACGTCCCGGAGTCGCCCGATGAGGACGCGGTCGAGGCGTTCGACACGTTCGAGGAGAACGCGCTGGCCAAGGCGCGCTACTTCGTTGCGAAGACCGGCCTGCCCGCGCTTGCGGACGACTCGGGGATCTGCGTCGACGCGCTCGATGGCGCGCCCGGCGTGCGCTCGCGGCGCTTCGCCCCGATGGACGAGGCGCGCGGCGAGCGGCAGGACCAGGCCAACAATCGCCACCTGGTCCAGCTCCTGGCGGAGGTGCCGGACGAGCGGCGGACGGCGCGCTACGTCTGCGCCGTCGCGGTCGCCTGGCCGGGTGGGGACGAGCTGGTGAGGACGGGAACGTGCGAGGGCGTGGTCCTGCGGGAGCCGCGTGGCGCGGGCGGCTTCGGATACGATCCGCTCTTCTACATCGAGGACGAGGGGCGGACGTTCGGCGAGATCCCGGCGGGGCGGAAGCACGAGATCAGCCACCGCGGCCAAGCCTTGCGGGCGATCGCGCGGGCGCTGGCGGGGGTTGACGAAAGTGAAGGCGGGGCATAGGTTTTTCTTCTCGACGGGGTGTGGCGCAGCCCGGTAGCGCGCCTGCTTTGGGAGCAGGAGGTCCTCGGTTCGAATCCGGGCGCCCCGATTGAAGCCGGAGCAGGACAGGCGCCAGTAGCTCAGTTGGATAGAGCAACGGCCTTCTAAGCCGTAGGTCGCTGGTTCGAGTCCAGCCTGGCGCGTACCCTAAGTTGAGCCCCCACCGTAACTTACGGAGGGGGCTTTTCTGTTACTAGCGTCCATTTGAGCGGCTCCGTGCGCAAAATTGTGTGAACCAAATTGTAAAAACGCACCCTTAGATTCGTGAATGGGCTTCCCGAGAGCGGAACGGTATCCACATAAACACCGCGGCAAACCGTTCTCCCAACGTAGTTTACATCTCCTTGTGCTACGCCGGTGGAGGCTTGTTGGCCTGCGGAAAACCAAGCCATAGGTCGCAGATTCGAGTTTCAGCACCCAGCCGCCAAATTTCCCCCATCATCCAGGTGAAATCGTGCGTGAAATCGTGTGGACGGTTCTCCCATGATGACCTCGAGCGGAGCGGCCAAGCGTTCATGCTCCGCGCTCACGTCATTGTTCGATTGCGTCCTCCGAGGTGCGCCGTCGGGTGAGCCATTCCGGATACAGCTCGCTGCGGAACTCCACTACCTCCGAGCGGTGATGCACCTCTCCCAGGTGCCCATAGATCCGCTCTACGAGATGCACGCCTGTATGCCCCAACTCGCGCGCGACCGTGAACACCGCCACCGGTGCACCGTTGTCGAGCGTCTGCAGTCGCGCGGTCGCATAGCCGTGGCGGAGCTTGTTCCAGCGCACCTCCCCAGGCTGGAAACCCACGCGACTGCCGAGCCTGTCGAGCATCTTTCGAGAGTCCGTAATCAATCCCTCCCTCCCACATGCCAACAGACGCTCGGATGGAAAGAGGAGTCTGTTCAGCCGCGAGCCGAATTCGCCGAGATATTCCGAAAGGATTTCGGCGAGTTGCGGCCAGAGCGGCACCACGCGCGCAGAGCGCGGCGTCTTCAGCCTGCGCCAGGAGTTCGGGTGAATGCGGATCACCCGTCGGGTGAAGTCCACGTCCTCCACCTCGATCCCAAACGCTTCGCGCATTCGACAGCCGGTGAGTGCGATGAACGCGAGGAGCGCGTAGCCGCATTCGGGCAGGTGACGGCCCGGCGCAGTCGGTCGGTACGTGCGTGCCGCTTCGAGTAGCGCAGCTGTTTCCCACGGTTCGAACCACTCTTCGAATGGTGCAGATTCCAGCGGCTTTACAATGCCGTCGATTGGATTCGGGCCGCTGTAGACGCGCTCGCGGATCGCCGCGGTGAACAGACCGCTCAGTGCCTCGATGTACTTCCGCTGCGTCGATCCGGAGAGGGTGCCACCCCGGCCGTTGGGAAACTCCGTCAGCCAGATCTTGAAACGGAGGACCTCCCGTGAAGTGATCGACAGCAGCGGCCGGTCGGCGCCAAAGAAATGGATTGCACCCGATTGTAGCCGCGCACCCGTTTCCTTGAGCCAGAGCTCCGTGACCGTGGCTTCCTGACGCCGGAGTGCGAGATGCTGAGGGACGAACGCGCCGAGGGTCATCCGCCTTTCCACTCCCAGAACCGTGCGGTCTACCTTCACCTGCTCCAGTTCCTTCACGCGATCCGCAAATACCTTCGCCACGACGGTGGAGTTGGTCGTGCCCAGGCGCTTCGGCGATCCGGGCTCGATCAGAGGTTCGCGCCCGTGCCCGAGCGACGTGAAGTCTCCCCACGCTCGTGGGGGACCGTCTCCGTGGCTGCGCCAGTAGATCCTCGCCATCCTTATCGCTTCTGGTCAGAATGGATTCGAGCATGCTCCCGATCCGAGAGTCCGCCGCCAGCGGAGCTTACCTCGGGTTTCGTAGCAATGGTATGTAAACTCCGTGGACGCATAGCCGTTGCTGGTCATAGCGTTGGCTATGGCCGGTACCGACCCAGACCTCATCCGCTTCGGCGCGGCGATCCGCACCCTACGCAAGCGCCGACGACTCACCCAGGAGAAGCTTGCCGCACTGGCGCACCTGGACCGGAGCTTTGTCGGTCAAATCGAGCGAGGTGAGAGCAATGTCAGCTTCCTGAACGTCCTGCGGCTCCTGGCTGGGTTGAAGGCCAGCTGGAGCGAACTGGCCGTGTTGCTCGACTGATGCCTTCTGCGCGGGTAAGGCAGATCCCGCTGCTTGGCGGCTCCGCAAAGGGTATGTAAACTCCGCACACGATCTCGTCAACGGCCGCGGTCGGCGCCGGACGGTCACCCGGGGTATCTGGTCTTGGAGCAAAGACCGTTTCCCCTCCGCCATCCTCGCCCGCCGTGTCTAGACGCAAGATGGGTCGCCGTCCTGCGACCGAGACAGAACCCCGCGCGTACATTCGCTGGATCGGCGGACGTGCGTACGCTGAACTGGGTGGTTGGGCTGCGTGGGGTGGCCGGCGCCAGGAACCGCTACGAGTACCTGGGGAGAAGTTCGCGACTGACCAGCCCAACACGGCAGCGATCCTTTTCGCATACCGATTGGCGGAGCTACGCGAGAACCGCGAGGCGGAGGAGAAAGCCGCTGCGGCCGCAGTGTCGGTGCCGACCTCCATTGTGTCCTTTATCGGCTATCACCTGGCCTGCAAGGCGGAGGTGGTCGGCCGCCGCAGACCGTCGCAGCGTGAACTCAATCTCTTGCGTACGCGGCTCATCCATGCAGGAATGTTCTTTCGCCGTCAGGGGATTCACGACCTTCGCGAACTCACCCCCGGCGTCGTTACGGCGTACACAGAGCATCTTCACGAGGAGGTCAGGAACGTGCCTGGCCACGCCGGCCGGCGCGTTAATTACCTAAGTCCGGCCACGCAGCGGAAGTACCTTGCGGCGCTCCGCAACATGCTGAAGCGAGCACGAAGTAAGGGGC
This is a stretch of genomic DNA from Longimicrobium sp.. It encodes these proteins:
- the rdgB gene encoding RdgB/HAM1 family non-canonical purine NTP pyrophosphatase; this translates as MKLLVATRNAGKVKEIHEILAGVPGVKVVGLAELNVPESPDEDAVEAFDTFEENALAKARYFVAKTGLPALADDSGICVDALDGAPGVRSRRFAPMDEARGERQDQANNRHLVQLLAEVPDERRTARYVCAVAVAWPGGDELVRTGTCEGVVLREPRGAGGFGYDPLFYIEDEGRTFGEIPAGRKHEISHRGQALRAIARALAGVDESEGGA
- a CDS encoding tyrosine-type recombinase/integrase, coding for MARIYWRSHGDGPPRAWGDFTSLGHGREPLIEPGSPKRLGTTNSTVVAKVFADRVKELEQVKVDRTVLGVERRMTLGAFVPQHLALRRQEATVTELWLKETGARLQSGAIHFFGADRPLLSITSREVLRFKIWLTEFPNGRGGTLSGSTQRKYIEALSGLFTAAIRERVYSGPNPIDGIVKPLESAPFEEWFEPWETAALLEAARTYRPTAPGRHLPECGYALLAFIALTGCRMREAFGIEVEDVDFTRRVIRIHPNSWRRLKTPRSARVVPLWPQLAEILSEYLGEFGSRLNRLLFPSERLLACGREGLITDSRKMLDRLGSRVGFQPGEVRWNKLRHGYATARLQTLDNGAPVAVFTVARELGHTGVHLVERIYGHLGEVHHRSEVVEFRSELYPEWLTRRRTSEDAIEQ
- a CDS encoding helix-turn-helix transcriptional regulator translates to MLVIALAMAGTDPDLIRFGAAIRTLRKRRRLTQEKLAALAHLDRSFVGQIERGESNVSFLNVLRLLAGLKASWSELAVLLD
- a CDS encoding phage integrase SAM-like domain-containing protein: MAELRENREAEEKAAAAAVSVPTSIVSFIGYHLACKAEVVGRRRPSQRELNLLRTRLIHAGMFFRRQGIHDLRELTPGVVTAYTEHLHEEVRNVPGHAGRRVNYLSPATQRKYLAALRNMLKRARSKGLIHANFVADIVAVDGC